A region of Oncorhynchus masou masou isolate Uvic2021 chromosome 29, UVic_Omas_1.1, whole genome shotgun sequence DNA encodes the following proteins:
- the LOC135520191 gene encoding collagen alpha-1(XXVIII) chain-like, whose translation MLRKNNMGKGVALFLLLLALLHEAIGQRRRKGKYSVLRDGGNDMTTCSMEVAFILDSSESAKTFLFEKQKSFVLHFSTRLTMLQVSGWTLKLRMAALQYSSSVSIEHSFTAWQDLDVFHSRVSSMAYIGHGTYSTYAITNATQLFTQETKEDSVRVEVLMTDGADHPRNPDVIGAAADAKASGVKLFAVGLSDLARQSQKSGKLRAIASTPAQQFVHSLTDPQLEEKLLKELGAIALEVCPQAKVCLCERGERGPPGNPGKKGDPGYEGPSGPKGSRGEPGVSGRPGSDGLEGSPGYKGDKGEIGDCGTPGEKGDEGPGGPPGPRGPRGDQGVNGPPGDQGPEGQTGPKGDQGPTGASGPAGDIGIGFPGPKGAKGIQGRPGTLGPIGIGEPGQPGPPGLAGAQGNQGAVGEGLPGPKGDRGYEGARGERGLTGVGVKGDKGNPGQLGSQGPVGMPGAGIQGEKGSQGPVGPPGPRGNPGVGLMGQKGSQGFSGEPGIPGERGVGEPGPKGDPGSEGLPGIPGLSGEDGDIGQKGDIGLQGSRGPDGAPGKGVPGEKGDRGERGSRGQLGAVGPVGPMGAKGEPGSAGRAGTNGPPGRGLPGIKGDPGAVGPPGHVGEPGIGITGPKGERGLPGPIGPPGLEGEGLPGTPGPPGIPGLTGESGPEGKGLPGPKGDRGTPGPTGPAGAPGVGLMGPKGSAGQIGAPGPQGLPGEGIQGPKGESGFQGITGPRGPPGQGIQGDKGDRGFVGERGRKGDRGETGERGAAGPLGRLGEKGEPGITREEVIKLVRSICGCGVKCRESPLEMVFVIDSSESVGPDNFNVVKDFVNALVDRASVSRETTHVGVVLYSHINMVVVSLHQQASRDQVKAAVRTMTYLGEGTFTGSAIHQANQVFRAARPGVRKVAIVITDGQADERDTVRLEEAVKEANGSNIETFVIGVVNQSDPLYEEFKKELHLMASDPDREHVYLIDDFRTLPALESKLLSRICESDGGAQFSSIPSSRYSPGTPGQAGIVRETPERTDTDTPTFNGDFKKTQMAPGPPGESDRVFTPTGPETGDRDNSETYRVPSFDREPFKRLPEFLLPSEVKNPTQMPLPVVKLPRLPPTSPPLSQDALIPDESCGQILDPGPCRNYVVKWYYDTTANACAQFWFGGCQGNQNQFESEKSCKKTCVKV comes from the exons ATGTTGAGAAAGAACAACATGGGGAAAGGAGTGGCTCTCTTCCTTCTACTGTTGGCACTTCTTCACGAGGCTATAGGtcagagaagaagaaaaggaaaATACAGTGTCCTCAGAGATGGAGGAAATG ACATGACAACATGTTCCATGGAGGTGGCCTTCATTCTGGACAGTTCGGAGAGTGCCAAGACCTTCCTGTTCGAGAAGCAGAAGTCCTTTGTTCTGCATTTCAGCACTCGTCTCACCATGCTCCAGGTGTCTGGATGGACCCTGAAGCTGCGAATGGCTGCTCTGCAGTACagcagctctgtgtctatagagcACAGCTTCACTGCCTGGCAGGACCTGGATGTGTTCCACAGCAGAGTCAGCTCCATGGCCTACATAGGCCATGGCACCTACTCCACCTACGCCATCACCAATGCCACGCAGCTCTTCACCCAGGAGACCAAGGAGGACAGTGTCAGAGTGGAGGTGCTCATGACTGACGGTGCCGATCATCCGAGGAACCCTGATGTGATCGGAGCAGCGGCAGATGCTAAGGCTAGTGGTGTGAAGCTCTTTGCTGTAGGGTTGTCGGACCTGGCCCGCCAGAGCCAGAAAAGTGGCAAACTTCGGGCTATCGCCAGCACACCGGCCCAGCAGTTCGTCCACAGTCTCACTGACCCCCAGCTAGAGGAGAAGTTACTGAAAGAGTTG GGTGCAATAGCGCTTGAGGTG TGTCCACAGGctaaagtgtgtttgtgtgaaagaggggagagaggcccTCCTGGAAACCCA GGTAAAAAAGGAGATCCAGGATATGAAGGACCATCTGGTCCAAAAGGATCAAGG GGAGAACCTGGAGTCAGTGGCCGACCAGGAAGTGACGGTCTTGAG GGCAGTCCTGGTTATAAAGGTGACAAG GGGGAGATAGGAGACTGTGGCACCCCTGGGGAAAAAGGAGATGAA GGCCCTGGAGGACCTCCTGGCCCACGGGGACCCAGAGGAGACCAG GGTGTTAACGGACCACCCGGGGACCAGGGTCCGGAGGGCCAAACAGGACCTAAA GGGGACCAAGGACCCACCGGTGCATCTGGACCAGCAGGTGACATTGGCATTGGGTTTCCAGGTCCAAAG GGGGCCAAAGGAATTCAGGGAAGACCAGGAACCCTTGGTCCCATTGGAATTGGAGAGCCAGGACAGCCA GGACCCCCAGGACTTGCTGGAGCACAGGGTAACCAGGGAGCTGTTGGGGAGGGGCTCCCTGGCCCAAAG GGGGATCGAGGATACGAGGGCGCCAGAGGTGAGCGTGGTCTCACTGGTGTTGGGGTCAAAGGTGATAAG GGAAATCCTGGACAGCTTGGATCACAAGGACCGGTGGGAATGCCAGGGGCAGGAATTCAAGGAGAAAAG GGGAGCCAAGGGCCAGTTGGCCCTCCAGGCCCCAGAGGGAATCCAGGTGTGGGACTTATGGGCCAAAAG GGAAGCCAAGGCTTCTCAGGTGAGCCTGGAatcccaggggagagaggagtcggGGAGCCAGGACCTAAA GGAGACCCAGGATCGGAGGGGTTGCCTGGTATTCCGGGCCTCTCTGGAGAGGATGGAGACATAGGACAGAAG GGTGACATTGGGTTACAGGGGTCCAGGGGACCTGATGGGGCACCCGGAAAAGGTGTCCCTGGAGAAAAG GGGGACCGAGGGGAGCGGGGCTCCAGGGGCCAGCTAGGGGCAGTAGGGCCTGTGGGGCCAATGGGGGCCAAG GGTGAACCCGGAAGTGCTGGACGAGCAGGTACAAATGGACCACCTGGGCGGGGATTACCCGGTATCAAG GGGGACCCTGGTGCGGTAGGCCCACCCGGACATGTTGGTGAACCAGGAATAGGAATCACTGGACCGAAG GGTGAGAGAGGGCTACCAGGTCCCATTGGTCCACCAGGGCTTGAAGGGGAAGGCCTCCCTGGAACTCCA GGCCCCCCTGGAATACCAGGACTGACAGGTGAGAGTGGACCAGAAGGAAAAGGTTTACCTGGTCCTAAG GGAGACCGGGGAACTCCAGGCCCCACAGGACCAGCTGGAGCACCTGGAGTCGGGCTAATGGGTCCCAAG GGGTCAGCAGGTCAGATTGGAGCACCGGGTCCCCAGGGACTGCCTGGAGAGGGCATTCAAGGACCAAAG GGGGAGTCAGGATTCCAGGGGATCACGGGCCCCAGGGGGCCCCCAGGACAGGGTATTCAAGGGGATAAG ggagacagggggtTCGTGGGTGAACGAGGCAGaaagggggacaggggagagactggagagagaggagctgctggACCCTTG ggcagactgggagaAAAAGGGGAACCGGGCATAACA agagaggaggtcatcaaACTGGTCAGATCTATATGTG GTTGTGGGGTAAAGTGCCGTGAGAGCCCACTGGAGATGGTCTTTGTGATTGACAGCTCAGAGAGCGTTGGCCCCGACAACTTCAACGTGGTCAAGGACTTTGTGAACGCTCTGGTCGACCGCGCCTCCGTGAGCCGGGAGACCACTCACGTCGGGGTGGTCCTCTACAGCCACATCAACATGGTAGTGGTCAGTCTGCACCAGCAGGCCAGCCGGGACCAG GTGAAGGCGGCGGTCCGCACTATGACCTACCTGGGCGAAGGCACCTTTACGGGCAGCGCCATCCATCAGGCCAACCAGGTGTTCCGGGCGGCCAGACCTGGGGTGAGGAAAGTTGCCATAGTGATCACAGATGGACAGGCGGACGAGAGGGACACTGTGAGGCTGGAGGAGGCGGTGAAAGAGGCCAATGGCAGTAACATTGAGACGTTTGTCATCGGGGTGGTGAACCAGAGTGATCCGCTGTACGAGGAGTTTAAGAAAGAGCTCCATCTCATGGCCTCTGACCCAGACAGGGAACACGTGTACCTGATTGATGACTTCAGGACACTTCCTG CCCTTGAGAGTAAGCTGCTGAGTCGGATCTGTGAGAGTGATGGTGGGGCCCAGTtcagctccatccccagctccagaTACTCCCCCGGAACCCCTGGACAAGCTGGGATTGTCAGGGAAACCCCAGAGAGGACTGATACCGACACGCCCACATTCAATGGAGACTTCAAGAAAACACAGATGGCG CCAGGTCCACCAGGAGAGTCAGACAGAGTCTTTACCCCAACGGGCCCTGAGACCGGGGACCGAGATAACTCGGAGACCTACAGGGTCCCATCCTTTGACAGGGAACCCTTCAAGCGCCTACCAGAGTTCCTTCTTCCGTCAGAGGTGAAGAACCCCACCCAGATGCCCCTTCCTGTAGTAAAGCTACCCAGGCTCCCCCCAACCTCTCCACCTCTGTCCCAGGATGCTTTAATACCAG ATGAGAGCTGTGGACAAATTCTGGACCCCGGGCCTTGCAGGAATTATGTTGTGAAGTGGTACTATGACACTACGGCTAACGCCTGTGCCCAGTTCTGGTTTGGAGGTTGTCAGGGAAACCAAAACCAGTTTGAGTCGGAGAAGAGCTGCAAAAAAACCTGTGTGAAGGTCTAA